Proteins encoded within one genomic window of Macrotis lagotis isolate mMagLag1 chromosome 3, bilby.v1.9.chrom.fasta, whole genome shotgun sequence:
- the LOC141516965 gene encoding olfactory receptor 4P4-like has product MEKHNNATEFILLGLLMNEEMKVTCFAIFTVCYLSIFLGNFIVFITITYSHLIQQPMYYFLWHLSFIDPCFTSTTAPRMISDLIDSDNTISYNCCMTQIFSFHLLGGLEMFILVLMAFDRYVAICKPLHYMIIINRQRCNMLIVLAWLVAFWHSVAQLFLILRLPFCGSNQVDHYMCDSKALIKLACTDTHLASTLVIANTGVIVLVTFLVLLASYIIILYHLRNHSSEGRRKALSTCVSHVLVVVLFLVPAIFTYVPPPSILDNDKEFSVFYTVIAPMLNPLIYTLRNAEMKNAMRKVWCRKLDFLFK; this is encoded by the coding sequence ATGGAAAAGCACAATAATGCCACTGAATTTATCCTCTTGGGACTTCTTATGAACGAAGAAATGAAGGTAACATGTTTTGCCATTTTCACAGTCTGTTACTTATCAATTTTTCTGGGGAACTTTATTGTCTTCATCACCATCACATACAGCCATCTGATACAGCAACCTATGTACTACTTTCTTTGGCATTTGTCCTTCATTGATCCATGCTTTACTTCTACCACAGCTCCTAGAATGATCAGTGACTTAATTGACTCAGATAACACTATCTCTTATAATTGCTGCATGACTCAGATTTTTAGTTTTCACTTACTGGGCGGTTTGGAAATGTTCATTCTGGTGTTAATGGCCTTTGATCGCTATGTCGCCATCTGTAAACCCTTACACTACATGATAATTATTAACAGGCAGAGATGTAACATGCTGATCGTACTTGCATGGCTGGTGGCATTTTGGCACTCTGTGGCCCAGCTTTTCTTGATCCTCAGGTTACCTTTCTGTGGGTCTAATCAAGTAGATCATTACATGTGTGACTCAAAAGCCCTCATAAAGCTCGCCTGCACAGACACACATCTTGCTAGTACTTTAGTCATTGCTAACACTGGGGTGATTGTTCTGGTAACCTTTCTTGTTTTGTTGGCATCTTACATCATCATATTGTATCATCTTAGGAACCATTCATCTGAAGGTCGGCGGAAAGCTCTCTCCACCTGTGTTTCCCATGTCTTggtggttgttttgtttttggtaccAGCCATCTTCACCTATGTACCACCACCTagtattctagataatgacaaagaGTTCTCAGTGTTTTACACAGTGATTGCACCTATGTTGAACCCTCTTATCTATACACTTAGAAATGCAGAAATGAAGAATGCAATGAGAAAGGTATGGTGTAGAAAACTGGatttcttatttaaataa